AATGATTAAATTGATATACTAAATTTTGATTACATTCAatatgattattaataaaagttattaattctaaaaaaatgttttcgaTAAATTTTACatctgttaaatatttttctacacTATGATCCTCATCTATTATATCAAATGATGAtatcatgttttttgtaatttgacaTTGTCGATAAATACTTTCAATAacaatcaaatataaatataatgtttagTTTGACGAATAGTTCCAAATGTTcgataaaatttcattttcattacaATCATATTATCAAGTGCTTCACTAAATAAAATAGCTTGACTGTCTTCTAGAAACGTTAATATGATTTCTAAACGAGTATGTTGTTCAGAATCTAATTTTCTAATGTCATCCCAAGCGCTCCAAAGAAGGTATTCTTTATCTTCtctcattattttaattagttatctaaaaaaataaaaaaattatacagataaatgtttaaaaagatattgtaaatCGTGATTACATTCAATATGTTTATAACTAAAAGTTAACAattctgaaaagttttttgcaatgGTTTGTTTATCATTCGTCACAATAAAATCTGTAGAATTCGTCAATAATTTTTCTCTACTAGCACAATCTAActgaattttagaaaaaatatccaaATAACATTCTAGTTTACTTATGCTCATAACTTGAATTGCTTGCATTAAAGAATTCATCATATCATTAACATCTTTAACTACATTACTGAATGAGCTTGTTTGACCACAGTACTTAACATAGCCTACTATTCTTCTTAAACGAGCATATTGTTCTTCATCATGTTGTAAAATAGTATCCCAAGCAAAGCGTGTAGGCCATtccatttttattagtttttctaaaaaaaaaaaaatttacaaaaaaacatttaaaaaaattcttaattttacatttgatatacaaattattttcaattaaataatcgTTAATGTCtgctgtttttataaaattacaatatcCATAACCAACATTTACTTGATCTTTGACTGGACGTTGAAAAGACACATTATTTTCAGtcgaaaaacttttttttatttgtttaccgTGAGGaccacatattttaaaagtaataatacgaTTGATAAAAGGCCATTTTAATACTGCATCATAAGGTGTAGATCGCATCATTATATATAAACCAATTTCTTCTTCTTCATGTTTATCGCATTTTGTATGGGTAgtcaatttcattaaaaattgataatttttataataaaaaggaaCACTATAATAAGCCTTGCTTTCATCTTTTAACtgctctttaaaattttcaaaaatctatattttgCTGCCATGACCATTATTATGATGCATTTCTTCCAACATGGATAGTcgaaaatctaaattttttattttgtcaacaCATAATCCATTGAATAGAAAATTCGGATTGTCGGTGAAAATAAATGAAGCCataatttttactaatctaaaaaaaataaaaaaatttacaaaatataattaaaatattttacaaaaaaaattttatttttcagtagAACCAAAACCACCCTTTTTTTCTACATCTTTAATCATTGACATTTTTACTCCACGACAACAACACCCATCGAactctattatattttttacagctttaaacatttttacaaatcccATTTGAGCTATAGCATCTCCACGTTTAATCACATAATTTTCTTCAGAATGATTCATCAATAAGACTTTAATTTCCTCTTTATAATCGGCGTCTATTATTCCTGGAGCATTCAACACTACCACATCATATTTATAAGCTATTCCTGATTTTGAATATACCTGTCCTGCTAAATTTGAATCCGTTTCATTGATATACACTCCAGTACTTACTAAAACACGTTGATGTGGTTGAAGTATAACATCCTTTGAGCTTCTCAGATCAAAACAAGCACTctcttttgtttcataaaaagaCCATTCATGAATATCTGTAAATTCGAGTGATTTAAactctttatttttcattttatctatCTCGCTGTCTTGTCCAGAAGATGAtttgaacaagtttttttttcactctttttatataaaatagtagtCATAACAACATTATCTCTATCATTAAAACAgaattaaaagtataaagtacaaaatttaaagtacaTCACACCACATTGAACTTTAGACTCTTGATTAaggattaacatttttttaaaaacttgtttagtacttgtttttttaatctctcTTTTCAactcaaacagtataaaaagagttcattttcatttaaaagttcattcacAACACAACGATTAACAAAAAATGGCAGAGTTTAAAACTGTTTACTGCAATGATAATACCTATGTTAAATTTGCTGATTTAGCAGCTGCTACTTTGTGGCTAATTgaatttaaagaagaaaaaaatgtgaaagaaaaacaatattctACTGTCCCTCTCAAACCATTGGcgcaatttaattattttaaaaaagaattgacttacaaaccaaaaaagaaagGGTGTGAAATCTTATTACCATGGAGATATAGAGAAATGTGTGATCtcaacaaaacaaattatttgtttagATCTGAgctgaaattaaataaagatgacAACACGTTTAAATTGCCCAAAGGTGAAGTAACTAATAATgtggtttttatatttaatcatAACAAAATGACCAAAAAAGTATTGCAAACTTTAATAGCGAGTATGCAAGAAGCTCAAAACAAAGCCTTTATGACAGTGGCTTACCCTAAAACTCGCATAATAAAAACCGTTgagtttaacaattttgataTACGATTAGCAAAAGAAGAAGACGAAATTCATGCTACAGAATACGCAAGACAGATGGCTATAGAACCGTCTTTTCACAATTCGTTAATTAAAAACGGTGTTTCACGaaatttgaatcaaaatttgaaaagagCTTGTGTCGAGCTTGTTGAAatcgaaacaaaaaaaactaaagtcgAACCAGAAGTAGCAGAAGTACCAGAAGAAGAcgaagaataatttttttttttttaagaaaattttcgtaatttttgaattaaaaaacctgttttaatattaaaaacttgttttttttttatctctatttcCTATATAAAtggtgaaaaaaaataaatgctagtTCATTTGTGAAAGAGAAAATGACTAGCAAACAACTCGACGAAAGTCTCATCAAAGCTGTTCAACTTTTTTATCCAGATAATGAATTACATCCTATGTTGTTTGAATTTCACCATTTAAATAACACGTATGAAGAATGGCAAGACATTTTTtacgtattttaaaaattttaactcgGAATTGAACTTGGAAGAAGAAAAATACAAGGAtctatattatatctttatagcTAAAGACTATGAAAATAGACttcatttgtttgaaaaacctTTACGTCGTTATATGAATTTTGCAGAACAATCGCCATCATGGAGAACGAGCATGCTAGAAGTATGTCGCATGATAAacgatgattttttaaatgtaaccaAAACAACTGTAGAAAAACAACacgaagaattaaaaaaacaactagaagattttgttaaagtatataaactttattacaaatcaaaaaacatggAAAAGCAAACTTCGtggaaaagcaaaattaaaccaactttaaagtattattttttgtttccgTATCTATCTAACAAATGGGAGTATGATAACTTGAAGAAAAATTGTAAACTATTAAATTACGTTTATCCAGCTTGCATGGACCAACCGCCTTGCTTTTCGTTTGacaataaagtttttcataatGGTTATTACACCCTATACACACCAGTTcctatttatgaatattttatacaaaaaaagtacATCAAGAAGGAGATAAAGTGTACATTTACAAAGCCTTTGAACGTtgcaattttcacaaaaaaagtttaatagaaATGTTTCCCACTGCTAAgtggttttttttctttaagagaaattttaacatttcaaagaTTTTATACAGAAAAGAGGACGAAgtttataattatgaaaacGACAAAATAGTATCGAAACAACCTATTCATACAAACATTCACTACACCAAATATTATGTGACTGCGGAAGAAGGATTATAaactagataattttttttattttattttttccatatcAAAAAGTTGATATACAAGTTTATTAATACGAAATATATTGTCAAAGCATTCACAAggctctttttttaatatataaacacatttgaTATTGtcttttatcaatttaataagtCCTGCATAGTCTTCAACATTTGTTTCTGTATACACGAATTCGTTAACATAATCTtctaaatataaagaaaacatgtATGTTTCGTAGCGAGGACAATGCTCTACATTGTGCGTTTTTGTAACAGAATGTCTGAAACGTTCCGATCACAATGATTCGCTGATGACATAAGTAGGCAGCTTGTTTACTTTAGGAAATAGTAAACGATTCAAATCAAAACTGCAAATGTTGCTTtctgtttttattgattttaaaatatttcgtTCGATTTCGCCCCCTTTGTAAAATACAAGATTCCATTGATATTTATTGaattgttcttttaaatagtcGTTTACAGAagcacaaaaaataatttctccTGTATATTTAAAGGAAGGATAAAAACTTAATCCATGTATATTATCTTGgcaatctttaaaaacttttttatatttttcatctAATTCTTCCAACTTTGTACAAGGTATGacttgaacataaaaatattttttatcgttGATAGATCTTAAACAAACTTCTCTAATGCAATGATAACCCCACGCATGGTTTTctttattagatatatattcTACATCAAGTAACCacaactagaaaaaaaaaatgctttttgattaaaaaaagaagcgtattctttaataaaatgaataaaaaagtataaaaaatcaaattttttaaaaatattttttttacattttttaattaaaaaatgaatcgCGTTgatagcatcattaaaaaaattcacaataaTTGCGCAGTGTGCGCGCTCGATGAAGTATctaaaagatataaacattatGAACACAAGTCTGGAAATTCTTCACCTTCATCTGATTACCTAGAAGAAGAACATTTTACAgataaaaattcatttgaatttttac
This genomic interval from Hydra vulgaris chromosome 01, alternate assembly HydraT2T_AEP contains the following:
- the LOC136074233 gene encoding deoxyuridine 5'-triphosphate nucleotidohydrolase-like, which produces MKNKEFKSLEFTDIHEWSFYETKESACFDLRSSKDVILQPHQRVLVSTGVYINETDSNLAGQVYSKSGIAYKYDVVVLNAPGIIDADYKEEIKVLLMNHSEENYVIKRGDAIAQMGFVKMFKAVKNIIEFDGCCCRGVKMSMIKDVEKKGGFGSTEK